GAACGATGAAGGGCTTGTGTACATCCGCCACCCGTGGGAGTCGGGCGTGGATAACTCGCCCACTTGGGATGCGCCCTTTAGGCGGATTGAGGTAGACCGGGTCGCCTTGCCTCCATATCAACGCAAGGACCTGGACCACGGGGTAGACCCAAAGATGCGCCCCTCGGACGAAGACTACGACCGCTATGTCTACCTGGTGGACCTCTTTCGTCGGTGTGACTACGATGAGGACATGGTCCGCGAGTCTTGTCCTTTTTTGGTTCAAGACCCTCTTTTCAACTCAGTACTGTGTCGAGCAAATGAGTCATTGGCCCAAATTGCAACGCTTATCGGAGAATCTCCGGATCTGCCCCGATTCTGGGCGGAGAAGACGGCCGTCGCCATCCGCCAAAAGCTCTGGCGTCCCGAGCACAACATATTCGACTGCTACGATCTTGTGGCCGACACGCCCATTGAAGTAGACACCGCCGCAGGCTTCCTGCCCCTCTTCGCAGGAGCAGCGAGCAAAGAGCAGGCGGAGTTTCTCTACCAGCAAGCATCTCGACTCCGCCTCGTTCTGTGGTCTCCACCAGGGCAACTGTTTCACTGTGCCCAACTACGACACCCAACGCCAGGGTTTTGATCGCACAAACTACTGGCGAGGACCTGTGTGGATCAATATCAATTGGATGCTTGCTCATGGCCTGCGTCGATACGGATATACCCTGAAGGCCGACTCCCTCCAAAAGGACCTCTTACAGCTTCCTCTCCGATTCGGCTTCCACGAGTACTTCGACTCTTTCCATGGCACAGGTTACGGGAGTGACGACTTTGGTTGGACAGCCGCCCTGTTTATCGATCTTGTGCACGACTTCTACGAAAGCGAGAGGGCATCGAGACAAATAGCGGCCAAAGCACGGGGGTTCTTATCTTCGGATCTAATCCTGAACAGCGGGGAGAACATGCCCCGGATCTCCCCTCCAGACCTCGCCGGCGCCTTGATGCAAAGCATCCGGGACCTGCGGGACGCATTCTACGACGCGACTCGAAGCCGCATCGACTACCCCGCACTCCGGAAGTCCCCTGAGTATCAGCAATACCGGATACTGACCAACGGTCTCCGCGACTTTGACCTGCGTCGACTGGTTGGGCGGAGGCGGAAACTGGCCTTTT
This is a stretch of genomic DNA from Deltaproteobacteria bacterium. It encodes these proteins:
- a CDS encoding glycoside hydrolase, whose translation is MSRVFSNYVEKARRILDQNWTGSYTKPAPALYPHQWNWDSAFIAMGRSHYDTPRAMLEIETLFDAQWQNGMAPQIVFSPDALGHYFPEPDLWQTERSPHAPPGKLTSGITMPPIHAVAVERVYRNARRPRGVLPFLERIYPKLLALHAYLYRERDPNDEGLVYIRHPWESGVDNSPTWDAPFRRIEVDRVALPPYQRKDLDHGVDPKMRPSDEDYDRYVYLVDLFRRCDYDEDMVRESCPFLVQDPLFNSVLCRANESLAQIATLIGESPDLPRFWAEKTAVAIRQKLWRPEHNIFDCYDLVADTPIEVDTAAGFLPLFAGAASKEQAEFLYQQASRLRLVLWSPPGQLFHCAQLRHPTPGF
- a CDS encoding DUF547 domain-containing protein: MPNYDTQRQGFDRTNYWRGPVWININWMLAHGLRRYGYTLKADSLQKDLLQLPLRFGFHEYFDSFHGTGYGSDDFGWTAALFIDLVHDFYESERASRQIAAKARGFLSSDLILNSGENMPRISPPDLAGALMQSIRDLRDAFYDATRSRIDYPALRKSPEYQQYRILTNGLRDFDLRRLVGRRRKLAFWVNLYNTIIVDGIVALGIRQSVKEAPQIFTRLKYAIGGHLFSADDMEHGILRGNARPWFHVLKQFGPRDPRKAWILKPLDPRVHFALVCGSRSCAPIRYYEPATIYDQLDDAAKSFVNSSEVIVLPEQGKVLLSEIFRWYQSDFGGKRGVLDFLYDYMADEHARQCIQDKGETLQFEYIYYDWNLNQ